In one Methylocaldum szegediense genomic region, the following are encoded:
- a CDS encoding aminoglycoside phosphotransferase family protein: protein MTIQQDERLEALSGWLVETLKLTVEAVEPASSDASFRRYFRAYSNGMSFIVMDAPPSRENVRPFIRVAALLRNAGVQAPEIIATDEERGFLLLTDFGTRSYLDALNAASADRLYEDALDALALMQSGVDIETSGLPPYDERLLGVELDLFRDWFLGLLLGLALDPSDSEVFDDLKQRLIASALEQPRVCVHRDYHSRNLMVTERLNPGVLDFQDAVIGPVTYDLVSLLRDCYISWPPSMVEVWMIDHYTRLCETGVLDSVDLDLFRRWFDLMGMQRHLKAIGIFARLKLRDGKPGYLKDIPRTMNYVTEICRRYPEFAGFLSFLDNRVLPRMSLDKVT from the coding sequence ATGACAATACAGCAAGATGAACGTCTCGAGGCGCTCTCCGGTTGGTTGGTGGAAACGCTTAAGCTTACGGTGGAGGCGGTCGAGCCCGCATCGAGCGACGCCAGTTTCCGACGTTATTTTCGTGCCTATTCCAATGGGATGTCCTTCATTGTAATGGATGCGCCACCGTCCAGGGAAAATGTGCGTCCTTTCATTCGGGTGGCAGCGCTGCTGCGAAATGCTGGCGTGCAGGCGCCTGAGATCATCGCGACCGACGAGGAGCGGGGATTTTTGTTGCTCACCGATTTCGGAACGCGTTCTTATCTCGATGCTTTAAACGCCGCGTCGGCCGACCGCCTTTACGAAGATGCTCTGGATGCCTTGGCGCTTATGCAGTCCGGCGTGGATATCGAGACATCGGGATTGCCGCCGTATGACGAGCGCCTGCTCGGGGTCGAACTGGATCTGTTTCGGGATTGGTTTCTCGGTCTGCTTCTCGGGCTGGCTCTCGACCCTTCGGATTCCGAAGTCTTCGATGATCTGAAACAGCGTCTGATCGCTTCCGCATTGGAGCAGCCGAGAGTGTGTGTCCATCGGGATTATCACTCCCGTAATCTCATGGTCACCGAACGGCTCAACCCTGGCGTCCTGGATTTTCAGGATGCGGTCATTGGTCCCGTGACCTACGATCTGGTTTCGCTGTTGCGCGATTGTTACATTTCATGGCCGCCTTCCATGGTCGAGGTCTGGATGATCGATCATTACACGCGTCTTTGCGAAACGGGGGTGCTGGATTCGGTCGATCTTGACCTATTCCGCCGGTGGTTCGATCTCATGGGAATGCAGCGCCATCTCAAAGCCATCGGCATTTTTGCGCGGCTTAAGCTCAGGGACGGTAAGCCGGGCTACCTCAAGGATATCCCGCGTACCATGAATTACGTCACGGAAATTTGCAGGCGCTATCCGGAATTCGCCGGCTTTCTGAGCTTTTTGGACAACCGGGTCTTACCCCGGATGAGTCTGGATAAAGTGACATGA
- the murU gene encoding N-acetylmuramate alpha-1-phosphate uridylyltransferase MurU, protein MKAMILAAGRGERMRPLTDSVPKPLLTAGGRPLIEHTIESLVRSGFVDIVVNTAYLGELIEARLGDGARFGARIAYSVEGEALETGGGIHRALPLLGEEPFLVVNGDIATEFPFGQLRRPISGLAHLVLVPNPSHNPRGDFNLCGGRISDSGDDRFTFSGIGVYRPELFAGCSPGKFPLAPLLRRAMADGLVSGEMYTGFWMDIGTIDRLQAFDEYLKSKAKRNS, encoded by the coding sequence ATGAAAGCCATGATCTTAGCCGCTGGGCGTGGCGAACGCATGCGGCCTCTTACCGATAGTGTCCCGAAGCCGCTGCTGACGGCCGGCGGTCGCCCGTTGATCGAGCATACGATCGAATCTCTGGTCCGGAGCGGCTTCGTCGACATCGTCGTCAATACGGCTTATCTCGGCGAACTGATCGAAGCCCGTTTGGGAGACGGTGCGCGATTCGGGGCGCGGATAGCGTACTCTGTCGAGGGTGAGGCGCTCGAGACCGGTGGCGGTATTCACCGCGCGCTGCCGCTTCTGGGGGAGGAGCCGTTCCTGGTGGTGAATGGCGATATCGCGACCGAATTTCCTTTCGGCCAATTGAGACGGCCGATTTCCGGATTGGCTCATCTGGTGTTGGTGCCCAACCCTTCCCATAATCCTCGGGGCGATTTTAATCTGTGCGGCGGGCGGATCTCGGACTCCGGAGATGACCGTTTCACTTTTAGCGGTATCGGCGTCTATCGTCCGGAGCTGTTTGCGGGCTGTTCTCCGGGTAAGTTTCCCCTTGCGCCTCTCTTGAGACGTGCGATGGCGGATGGGCTTGTCAGCGGAGAAATGTACACTGGTTTTTGGATGGATATCGGTACGATTGACCGGCTCCAAGCATTCGATGAGTACTTGAAGTCCAAAGCAAAGCGTAACTCATGA
- a CDS encoding DUF4870 family protein produces the protein MQGETFSNSRVRDLSKEKRLTQVIYALQAASFLVGITYIFAAVINYVKWPDVAGTWLETHFRWQIRTFWYSILWGIVGGLTLFLFIGYVILAANTIWVVYRIAIGWIALSEDRPVS, from the coding sequence ATGCAAGGCGAGACTTTTTCCAATTCGAGGGTAAGGGATCTCAGTAAAGAGAAAAGACTCACGCAAGTCATTTATGCCTTGCAGGCCGCGTCTTTCTTGGTGGGAATCACCTATATCTTCGCTGCGGTGATCAATTACGTGAAGTGGCCGGACGTGGCGGGTACCTGGCTGGAAACGCATTTCCGCTGGCAAATCAGAACTTTCTGGTACAGCATCCTATGGGGAATCGTCGGCGGCTTGACTTTGTTTCTTTTCATTGGCTACGTCATTCTCGCCGCCAATACGATCTGGGTCGTTTACCGAATCGCCATAGGATGGATCGCCCTGAGCGAAGATCGGCCGGTCAGCTGA
- a CDS encoding histidine phosphatase family protein translates to MITEERVSTLIDLMRHGEPVGGSRYRGQIDDPLSSTGWSQMWAAVGQHYPWEIIVTSPLARCQSFAEELSERSGIPMEIEPRLKEIGFGVWQGKTREEITQYDPGVLQRFYRDPMNNRPDDAEGLAEFRSRIVSAWNDILNHHAGKHILIICHAGTIRMVLAHILDIPLSNLFRIKVAAAGITRIECLEQGEEFLGQLVFHNGSLQAH, encoded by the coding sequence GCGCGTTTCAACTCTCATCGATCTGATGCGCCACGGCGAGCCCGTAGGCGGAAGCCGATACCGCGGACAGATAGACGATCCCCTGAGTAGCACAGGCTGGTCACAGATGTGGGCTGCCGTCGGTCAGCATTATCCATGGGAGATTATCGTCACCTCGCCGCTCGCCCGGTGCCAGTCCTTCGCCGAAGAACTGAGCGAGCGCAGCGGTATTCCTATGGAAATCGAACCGCGACTGAAGGAAATCGGTTTCGGCGTATGGCAGGGGAAAACACGGGAAGAAATCACCCAGTACGATCCCGGCGTGCTCCAGCGTTTTTATCGCGATCCCATGAACAACCGTCCCGATGACGCTGAGGGACTCGCGGAGTTCAGAAGCCGCATCGTCTCAGCCTGGAACGACATTCTCAACCACCACGCCGGAAAACACATCCTGATCATCTGCCACGCCGGCACCATTCGCATGGTGCTTGCCCACATCCTGGACATCCCTTTATCCAACCTGTTCCGAATAAAGGTCGCCGCCGCCGGCATTACACGCATCGAGTGTCTGGAACAGGGCGAAGAATTCCTCGGGCAACTGGTCTTCCACAACGGTTCGCTGCAAGCACATTAG